One uncultured Alphaproteobacteria bacterium genomic region harbors:
- a CDS encoding transposase (fragment), translating into MGRSRGGLTSKIHALVDAEGRPVTLHLTGGQVADCTEAEALIDGLGGGDILLADKGYDSNAIRAKAAERKVWANIPPKANRKGSFTFSRWVYRQRDLVERFFSRIKNFRGIATRYDKCPENYLAAVKLVAARIWCRSL; encoded by the coding sequence ATGGGACGTTCCCGCGGCGGGCTTACAAGCAAAATCCATGCCCTCGTCGACGCCGAAGGTCGCCCCGTTACCCTCCATCTGACGGGCGGCCAGGTTGCCGACTGTACCGAAGCCGAAGCGTTGATCGATGGCCTCGGTGGCGGTGACATCCTGCTGGCCGACAAGGGCTACGACAGCAACGCGATCCGCGCCAAAGCCGCAGAGCGGAAGGTCTGGGCCAATATCCCGCCAAAGGCCAACCGCAAGGGCTCCTTCACGTTCTCCCGCTGGGTCTATCGCCAGCGCGACCTCGTCGAACGCTTTTTCAGTCGAATCAAGAATTTCCGGGGCATTGCAACACGTTACGACAAGTGCCCAGAAAATTACTTGGCCGCAGTCAAACTCGTGGCCGCAAGGATTTGGTGCAGGAGCTTATGA
- a CDS encoding NUDIX hydrolase has protein sequence MPVTTNHSAAVTRPVAATIAAVFHQGRILLVRRANPPDAGRWGFPGGKIEPGEPIETAAVRELFEETGIRGRARRVFTAVDVFDRDEHGRLLRHFVLIAVLCDWIAGDPVAGDDALDARWFRLEDLDDAGLALSLDVAEVARLAAAIAVAE, from the coding sequence ATGCCGGTAACGACGAATCACAGTGCCGCGGTCACGCGCCCGGTTGCCGCCACGATCGCGGCCGTCTTTCACCAAGGCCGGATCCTTCTGGTGCGGCGGGCCAATCCGCCCGACGCGGGTCGCTGGGGGTTTCCGGGCGGAAAGATCGAACCCGGCGAGCCGATCGAAACCGCCGCCGTCCGGGAGCTTTTCGAGGAAACCGGGATTCGGGGGCGGGCGCGCCGGGTGTTCACCGCGGTGGACGTCTTCGACCGCGACGAACACGGCAGGCTTCTGCGGCATTTCGTGCTGATCGCGGTCCTGTGCGATTGGATCGCCGGAGATCCGGTGGCCGGGGACGACGCCCTCGATGCGCGATGGTTCCGCCTCGAGGACCTCGACGACGCCGGTCTCGCCCTCAGTCTCGACGTCGCCGAGGTCGCCCGCCTGGCGGCGGCCATCGCCGTCGCGGAGTGA
- a CDS encoding Lysine exporter protein LysE/YggA yields the protein MMPDALWQTLPNLLVVLSIFTVGVASPGPATLMIAGTAMARGRAPAIALSCGVVLGSMVWACVAALGFVAALRASAMLFGGLKLAGGAYLIVLAVKSWRSAATPNRSAPRATGSGSLRRCFAQGLLLHLTNPKAPLVWLATLSAGVGEDAPAAFLTTAILICAVVATGVFVGYACLFSARAAAQAYLSIRRPVDALLGFLFGAAAVKILTYEPN from the coding sequence ATGATGCCCGACGCGCTTTGGCAGACTCTTCCGAACCTGCTGGTCGTTCTGTCGATCTTTACGGTGGGCGTCGCCAGCCCGGGCCCCGCAACGCTGATGATCGCCGGTACCGCCATGGCGAGAGGGCGCGCGCCCGCCATCGCGTTGTCCTGCGGCGTCGTTCTCGGGTCGATGGTCTGGGCCTGTGTCGCGGCTCTGGGATTCGTCGCCGCACTCCGGGCTTCGGCAATGCTGTTCGGCGGATTGAAACTGGCGGGCGGCGCCTATCTGATCGTCCTCGCCGTCAAATCGTGGCGCTCGGCCGCCACGCCGAACCGGAGCGCCCCGAGAGCGACGGGATCCGGCAGCCTCCGGCGCTGCTTCGCGCAGGGCCTGTTGCTGCATCTGACGAATCCCAAGGCGCCCCTGGTCTGGCTGGCGACCTTGTCCGCAGGCGTTGGCGAAGACGCCCCCGCCGCATTCCTGACGACCGCCATCCTGATCTGCGCGGTCGTCGCGACGGGGGTTTTCGTCGGCTATGCCTGTCTGTTCTCCGCGCGAGCCGCCGCGCAGGCCTATCTCTCGATCCGACGCCCGGTCGACGCCCTGCTCGGGTTCCTTTTCGGCGCGGCCGCAGTCAAGATCCTGACCTACGAGCCGAACTGA
- a CDS encoding conserved hypothetical protein (Evidence 4 : Homologs of previously reported genes of unknown function): MMIAHYVHRLPADYDLGLIRSRASLRGERWSAVPDLYFKAFLVREAGRLGATANAYSSLYLWRREDAFRKFLCDGGLDVVTRSFGRPSIRTYVALEARRGPGTAPRFLSTVESDIPVDADLTTALAGEAAWCREAASAPGTVAATVGVDPRSWWTVRISIADREIAERSATRYEIFHLASPLLDTLPSAEKSDSPPGTCGVLSPVGTASFSGIDADILLGGDTAPFTVMDMTVAPGAGAPVHVSFHEEKLFRVTEGALLFLVGEDRMTVASGAHVYIAPGIAHGFSALGDSPARMTLVSTPPRHDRFFRAMGELAEPHDPQEVAAVCAAFGQAIVGPVVTEPDPPRR; encoded by the coding sequence ATGATGATCGCCCACTACGTCCACCGCCTGCCCGCCGACTACGACCTCGGCCTCATCCGCTCGCGCGCGAGCCTGCGCGGCGAACGGTGGTCGGCCGTTCCGGATCTGTATTTCAAGGCGTTCCTCGTGCGGGAGGCCGGGCGCCTCGGCGCCACCGCCAACGCGTATTCCTCCCTCTATCTCTGGCGTCGGGAGGACGCCTTCCGGAAGTTTCTGTGCGACGGCGGCCTCGACGTCGTGACCCGTTCGTTCGGCCGTCCGTCGATACGCACCTACGTCGCCCTGGAGGCTCGCCGGGGCCCAGGCACGGCGCCGAGGTTTCTCTCGACGGTCGAGAGCGACATTCCGGTGGACGCCGATCTGACGACAGCCCTGGCGGGAGAGGCGGCCTGGTGCCGCGAGGCCGCTTCGGCCCCCGGCACCGTGGCGGCGACGGTGGGAGTGGACCCGCGGTCGTGGTGGACGGTACGGATTTCGATCGCCGATCGCGAGATCGCGGAGCGCTCGGCGACGCGCTACGAAATCTTCCACCTCGCCAGCCCGTTGCTCGACACGCTGCCGAGCGCGGAGAAATCCGACTCTCCGCCCGGCACCTGCGGGGTGCTGTCCCCCGTCGGCACGGCGAGCTTTTCCGGCATCGACGCCGACATCCTGTTGGGGGGCGACACCGCGCCGTTCACCGTCATGGACATGACGGTTGCGCCCGGAGCGGGCGCGCCGGTACATGTCTCCTTCCACGAGGAGAAACTGTTTCGCGTCACCGAAGGCGCGTTGCTGTTTCTGGTGGGAGAAGACCGGATGACGGTCGCTTCCGGGGCGCATGTGTATATCGCTCCAGGCATCGCGCACGGCTTCTCCGCCCTCGGCGATAGCCCCGCCAGGATGACGCTCGTCTCCACCCCGCCCCGCCACGACCGCTTCTTCCGGGCGATGGGGGAACTGGCGGAGCCGCACGACCCGCAAGAGGTCGCGGCGGTCTGCGCGGCGTTCGGCCAGGCGATCGTCGGCCCGGTGGTCACGGAACCGGATCCGCCCCGACGCTAG
- a CDS encoding transposase (fragment) — protein MTRRRYELTDHEWSIISPLLPNKPRGVPRVDDRRVLNGILWRFRTGSPWAEMPERYGPPTICYNRFVRWRKAGVWDRLLEAVSEAYDGDIVMIDSTCVRVHQHAATGNRGMETMAAWDVPAAGLQAKSMPSSTPKVAPLPSI, from the coding sequence ATGACCCGTCGCCGCTACGAACTGACAGACCACGAATGGTCGATCATCTCGCCGTTGTTGCCGAACAAACCGCGCGGGGTTCCCCGCGTTGATGATCGTCGTGTGCTGAACGGCATCCTTTGGCGTTTCCGGACGGGTTCGCCTTGGGCGGAGATGCCGGAACGCTATGGCCCGCCGACCATCTGCTACAACCGCTTTGTCCGCTGGCGGAAGGCTGGTGTCTGGGATCGACTTCTCGAAGCGGTGTCCGAGGCTTACGACGGCGATATCGTCATGATCGACAGCACCTGTGTCCGCGTTCACCAGCACGCGGCCACGGGAAACAGGGGGATGGAGACGATGGCGGCATGGGACGTTCCCGCGGCGGGCTTACAAGCAAAATCCATGCCCTCGTCGACGCCGAAGGTCGCCCCGTTACCCTCCATCTGA
- a CDS encoding LysR family transcriptional regulator, protein MNPAFDIDALRAVVAGIDLRSFARAAVELGRSQSAISMQLKKLEHQAGTPLFVRKGRGLVPTEAGEALAAYARRIIALNDEVARALGAAVTTETVRLGLPQDFFDDVMPATLSAFTGDHPDVHVEVRAGPNHALADEIRAGRLDGAIVFFPEGAGGEGERLCTLPMHWLMHEAFADGIARHRVPLVMFDHPCLFRQATLAALDRADRRWRVAVTTPSLPGIWGALRSKLGIAVRTGHGVPDDIVCAGDALDLPELPAIELRMLGAQTATPAARDLCGALRRETIDRIAPA, encoded by the coding sequence GTGAATCCAGCCTTCGATATCGACGCGTTGCGCGCCGTGGTGGCCGGAATCGACTTGCGCAGTTTCGCGCGGGCGGCGGTGGAACTCGGACGATCGCAATCGGCGATCAGCATGCAGCTCAAGAAGCTCGAACACCAGGCCGGCACCCCGCTTTTCGTCCGGAAGGGGAGAGGTCTGGTGCCGACCGAAGCCGGCGAAGCGCTGGCCGCCTACGCCCGCCGGATCATCGCTCTCAACGACGAAGTCGCGCGTGCACTGGGCGCGGCCGTCACCACGGAAACCGTGCGCCTCGGTCTGCCGCAGGATTTCTTCGACGACGTGATGCCCGCCACGCTCTCGGCGTTCACTGGGGACCATCCGGACGTTCATGTGGAAGTCCGCGCCGGTCCGAACCACGCGCTGGCCGACGAAATCCGGGCCGGGCGTCTCGACGGCGCGATCGTCTTCTTTCCGGAAGGCGCCGGAGGCGAGGGCGAACGGCTTTGCACGTTGCCCATGCACTGGCTGATGCACGAAGCCTTCGCCGATGGGATCGCGCGTCACCGGGTTCCGTTGGTGATGTTCGACCACCCCTGTCTGTTCCGGCAGGCGACGCTCGCCGCGCTCGACCGCGCGGACCGGCGTTGGCGGGTGGCGGTGACGACGCCGAGCCTGCCCGGCATATGGGGCGCGTTGCGATCGAAGCTGGGGATCGCGGTGCGGACCGGCCACGGGGTGCCGGACGATATCGTCTGCGCCGGAGACGCTCTCGACCTGCCGGAGCTTCCGGCGATCGAACTGAGGATGCTCGGAGCGCAGACCGCGACGCCCGCCGCGCGGGATCTGTGCGGGGCGCTGCGCCGGGAGACGATCGACCGGATCGCTCCGGCGTGA
- a CDS encoding conserved hypothetical protein (Evidence 4 : Homologs of previously reported genes of unknown function), with protein sequence MDGIDASLFETYASETLLIVTAGFGRAQREGGEIEDIRPGDVVWFEPGEKHWHGASAETAMTHIAIAEAQDGKVVDWLEPVTDAEYGGK encoded by the coding sequence ATGGACGGTATCGACGCCAGCCTGTTCGAGACCTACGCCAGTGAGACTCTGCTCATCGTCACCGCCGGATTCGGCCGTGCGCAGCGTGAAGGCGGAGAGATCGAGGACATCCGCCCCGGCGACGTCGTCTGGTTCGAGCCGGGGGAAAAGCACTGGCACGGCGCGTCGGCGGAGACCGCCATGACCCACATCGCCATTGCCGAGGCGCAAGACGGCAAGGTCGTCGACTGGCTGGAACCGGTGACCGACGCGGAATACGGCGGGAAGTGA
- a CDS encoding hypothetical protein (Evidence 5 : No homology to any previously reported sequences), with protein sequence MRRSEVSSGADLSADAGKNIEVSASTLTAEGDLALTAEGSVGLSAQADEFHEEVHKKTSGLQKGKMDGTEAVVTHQVTELSSGGDLAVTAKSGDVALEATRVASAGSATSSPEDGLVGMLSVTDSDFKSVSKTGSNLVRQSAAGTGHDDTTVRMVAIDAGGGDFEARAQVRWTVSTPACSRPTPVRLCSSSPPDSAVRSVKAERSRTSAPATSSGSSRGKSTGTARRRRPP encoded by the coding sequence GTGCGGCGCTCCGAGGTGAGCTCGGGGGCGGACCTTTCCGCCGACGCGGGGAAGAACATCGAGGTTTCGGCGAGCACGCTGACGGCGGAAGGCGATCTCGCGCTGACCGCCGAGGGCTCGGTGGGCCTGAGCGCGCAGGCGGACGAATTCCACGAGGAAGTCCACAAGAAGACGTCCGGCCTCCAGAAAGGGAAGATGGACGGCACCGAGGCCGTCGTCACCCATCAGGTGACGGAGCTCTCCTCGGGCGGCGATCTCGCCGTGACCGCGAAGAGCGGCGACGTGGCGCTGGAGGCGACCCGGGTCGCGAGCGCGGGCAGCGCGACGAGCTCCCCCGAAGACGGCCTTGTCGGGATGCTGTCGGTGACCGACAGCGACTTCAAGTCGGTCAGCAAGACCGGCAGCAATCTGGTCAGGCAGTCGGCGGCGGGAACGGGTCACGACGACACCACGGTGCGGATGGTCGCCATCGACGCGGGCGGCGGCGACTTCGAAGCCCGGGCGCAGGTGCGATGGACGGTATCGACGCCAGCCTGTTCGAGACCTACGCCAGTGAGACTCTGCTCATCGTCACCGCCGGATTCGGCCGTGCGCAGCGTGAAGGCGGAGAGATCGAGGACATCCGCCCCGGCGACGTCGTCTGGTTCGAGCCGGGGGAAAAGCACTGGCACGGCGCGTCGGCGGAGACCGCCATGA
- a CDS encoding hypothetical protein (Evidence 5 : No homology to any previously reported sequences): protein MEGNGATFGVDEGMDFACKPAAGTSHAAIVSIPLFPVAACW, encoded by the coding sequence ATGGAGGGTAACGGGGCGACCTTCGGCGTCGACGAGGGCATGGATTTTGCTTGTAAGCCCGCCGCGGGAACGTCCCATGCCGCCATCGTCTCCATCCCCCTGTTTCCCGTGGCCGCGTGCTGGTGA
- the thiC gene encoding thiamin (pyrimidine moiety) biosynthesis protein (Evidence 2a : Function of homologous gene experimentally demonstrated in an other organism; PubMedId : 8432721; Product type e : enzyme) — translation MKTLSPTVTTGPLPASRRVWHAGVRHPRIRVPVREIDLHPSAGEPPVAVYDSSGPYTDPDAEILIDRGLPRLRESWIAARGDTEQYEGRHVKPEDNGFTEGTGLTPEFPVRHAPLRARGGRAVTQMAYARAGIVTPEMEFVAIRENLGRRAADPATLRDGESFGAEIPDFITPEFVRDEVAKGRAIIPANVNHPEAEPMAIGRNFLVKVNANIGNSAVTSSMAEEVEKMVWAIRWGADTVMDLSTGRNIHNIREWIVRNSPVPIGTVPLYQALEKVGGIAENLSWEVFRDTLIEQAEQGVDYFTIHAGVRLHMIPMTMDRVTGIVSRGGSIMAKWCLHHHRESFLYTHFDEICDIARAYDVSFSLGDGLRPGSIADANDAAQFAELETLGELTGVAWARDCQVMIEGPGHVPMHKIKANVDRQLRTCGEAPFYTLGPLTTDIAPGYDHITSGIGAAMIGWFGTAMLCYVTPKEHLGLPDRDDVKTGVITYKIAAHAADLAKGHPAARLRDDALSRARFEFRWEDQFNLSLDPETARSMHDETLPKEAHKVAHFCSMCGPKFCSMRISHDIRAEARKDGMAKMAEKFREGGELYVPLKDAE, via the coding sequence ATGAAAACCCTTTCCCCGACCGTCACCACGGGTCCCTTGCCGGCTTCGCGCCGGGTCTGGCACGCGGGCGTCCGGCACCCCCGGATCCGCGTGCCCGTCCGCGAGATCGACCTGCATCCCTCCGCCGGCGAACCGCCCGTCGCCGTCTACGACAGCTCCGGCCCCTACACCGACCCGGACGCGGAGATCCTGATCGACCGGGGGCTGCCCCGGCTGCGCGAGAGCTGGATCGCCGCGCGCGGCGACACGGAGCAGTACGAAGGCCGCCATGTGAAGCCCGAGGACAACGGCTTCACGGAGGGAACCGGGCTCACGCCGGAATTCCCCGTGCGCCACGCGCCGCTGCGCGCCCGAGGCGGCCGCGCCGTCACGCAGATGGCCTATGCCCGCGCAGGGATCGTCACGCCGGAAATGGAATTCGTCGCGATCCGCGAAAATCTCGGACGGCGGGCGGCGGACCCGGCGACCCTCCGCGACGGCGAGAGCTTCGGCGCCGAGATTCCCGATTTCATCACGCCGGAATTCGTGCGCGACGAGGTGGCGAAAGGCCGGGCGATCATTCCGGCGAACGTCAACCACCCGGAAGCCGAACCGATGGCGATCGGCCGCAATTTCCTGGTGAAGGTCAACGCCAACATCGGCAACTCGGCGGTAACCTCCTCGATGGCCGAGGAAGTCGAGAAAATGGTCTGGGCGATCCGCTGGGGCGCCGACACGGTCATGGACCTCTCGACCGGACGCAACATCCACAACATCCGCGAATGGATCGTCCGCAATTCCCCCGTGCCGATCGGCACGGTGCCGCTCTACCAGGCGCTGGAGAAGGTCGGCGGCATCGCCGAGAACCTGAGCTGGGAGGTGTTTCGCGACACCTTGATCGAGCAGGCGGAACAGGGCGTGGACTACTTCACCATCCACGCCGGAGTCCGGCTGCACATGATCCCGATGACGATGGACCGGGTGACCGGCATCGTCAGCCGCGGCGGTTCGATCATGGCGAAATGGTGCCTGCACCATCACCGCGAGAGCTTCCTCTACACTCATTTCGACGAGATCTGCGACATCGCGCGCGCCTACGACGTGAGCTTCAGCCTCGGCGACGGCCTGCGCCCCGGCTCCATCGCCGACGCCAACGACGCCGCGCAATTCGCCGAACTGGAGACCCTGGGCGAACTGACCGGGGTCGCGTGGGCCAGGGACTGCCAGGTGATGATCGAGGGGCCGGGGCACGTGCCGATGCACAAGATCAAGGCCAACGTGGACAGGCAGCTCCGCACCTGCGGCGAGGCGCCGTTCTACACGCTCGGACCGCTCACCACCGACATCGCGCCCGGCTACGATCACATCACCTCCGGCATCGGCGCGGCGATGATCGGCTGGTTCGGCACGGCGATGCTGTGCTACGTGACCCCCAAGGAGCATCTGGGCCTACCGGACCGCGACGACGTGAAGACCGGCGTCATCACCTACAAGATCGCGGCGCACGCGGCGGATCTCGCCAAGGGCCACCCGGCGGCGCGGCTCCGCGACGACGCGCTTTCGCGCGCCCGGTTCGAGTTCCGCTGGGAGGATCAGTTCAACCTGTCGCTCGACCCGGAGACCGCCCGGTCGATGCATGACGAAACTCTGCCCAAGGAGGCGCACAAGGTGGCGCATTTCTGCTCCATGTGCGGGCCGAAGTTCTGCTCCATGCGGATCTCCCACGACATCCGCGCCGAGGCACGGAAGGACGGCATGGCGAAGATGGCCGAGAAATTCCGCGAGGGCGGGGAGCTCTACGTCCCGCTGAAGGATGCGGAATGA